In a single window of the Desulfovibrio mangrovi genome:
- a CDS encoding FlxA-like family protein — protein sequence MQISGSMFKQYSQMGSAMRVDDPEQAARTAAADRVPAREDGVQQGAAGDNVKISEEGRSLAASMKPGGATGAGGSEESGKTSQEQMIERIKKQIQKLQEEIKELQNDMTLSDEEKAKQLQMKQSELMQLQTQLQKAQEELLKSQGLSLGGGTRAQGFGNSLT from the coding sequence ATGCAAATCAGCGGTTCCATGTTCAAACAGTATAGCCAGATGGGCAGCGCCATGCGCGTTGATGATCCGGAGCAGGCCGCGCGCACTGCCGCAGCAGATCGTGTACCTGCACGTGAAGACGGTGTGCAGCAGGGTGCTGCGGGCGACAATGTGAAGATATCCGAAGAAGGGCGCAGTCTTGCGGCTTCCATGAAGCCCGGAGGGGCTACGGGGGCAGGCGGTTCCGAGGAATCCGGCAAGACATCTCAGGAACAGATGATCGAGCGCATCAAGAAGCAGATTCAGAAGCTTCAGGAAGAAATCAAGGAGCTTCAGAATGATATGACCCTGTCAGACGAAGAAAAGGCCAAGCAGCTTCAGATGAAACAGAGTGAGCTGATGCAGCTGCAGACCCAGTTGCAGAAGGCGCAGGAAGAGCTGCTCAAGTCACAGGGCCTTTCCCTTGGCGGCGGTACCCGTGCGCAGGGCTTCGGCAATTCGCTTACCTAG
- the trpS gene encoding tryptophan--tRNA ligase, with protein sequence MTRHRTVSGMRPTGPLHLGHYFGVIKNWVEMQKEMDCFFFVADWHALTSDYADPARIKEFVPELVKDWVASGLNPEECVIFQQSLVKEHAELNLLFGMITPLGWLERCPTYKEQRDQITNKDLGNYGFLGYPVLMATDILMYRPQWVPVGQDQLPHVEMTREIARRFNYLYSTEFFPEPQARLTPEAKLPGLDGRKMSKSYNNSIYLRESMEDIIPKVRGMLTDQNRLRKTDAGDPKVCNLFPYHVLMTDEATQAEICQGCTTATLGCVDCKKILLASMERFLAPIQERRRELEARPDMVWDIIKHGTERARAEAAATMEGVRKHFHFDF encoded by the coding sequence ATGACTAGACATCGCACGGTTTCCGGCATGAGGCCCACGGGCCCCCTGCACCTCGGCCACTATTTCGGCGTTATCAAGAACTGGGTGGAAATGCAGAAGGAGATGGATTGCTTCTTCTTCGTGGCCGACTGGCATGCCCTGACCAGCGATTACGCCGATCCCGCCCGCATCAAGGAATTTGTTCCCGAACTGGTGAAGGACTGGGTGGCATCCGGCCTCAATCCTGAAGAGTGCGTCATTTTCCAGCAGTCTCTCGTCAAGGAACACGCCGAACTGAACTTGCTCTTCGGCATGATTACGCCTCTCGGTTGGCTGGAACGTTGCCCCACCTACAAGGAGCAGCGTGACCAGATCACCAACAAGGATCTCGGCAACTACGGGTTCCTCGGCTACCCCGTGCTCATGGCGACCGATATTCTCATGTACCGTCCCCAGTGGGTGCCGGTTGGTCAGGACCAGCTGCCGCACGTTGAAATGACCCGCGAAATCGCGCGCCGTTTCAACTACCTGTACAGCACCGAGTTCTTCCCCGAGCCGCAGGCCCGTCTGACGCCGGAAGCCAAGCTGCCCGGTCTGGACGGTCGCAAGATGTCCAAGAGTTACAACAACTCCATCTATCTGCGCGAATCCATGGAAGACATCATTCCGAAGGTTCGCGGTATGCTCACCGACCAGAACCGCCTGCGCAAGACTGATGCCGGCGATCCCAAGGTGTGCAACCTTTTCCCCTACCATGTTCTCATGACCGATGAGGCCACGCAGGCGGAAATCTGTCAGGGCTGTACCACCGCCACCCTCGGCTGCGTGGACTGCAAGAAGATCCTGCTGGCATCCATGGAGCGTTTCCTTGCCCCTATTCAGGAACGCCGTCGCGAACTGGAAGCCCGCCCCGACATGGTGTGGGATATCATCAAGCACGGCACCGAACGTGCACGCGCAGAGGCTGCTGCAACCATGGAAGGTGTTCGCAAGCATTTCCATTTTGATTTTTAG
- a CDS encoding Na+/H+ antiporter NhaC family protein has translation MKSRCWAIIFAVMAVLCTTIPAFAADSSLGPANAARFGFWTLIPPLVAITLAFMTRNVVLSLFLGVFSGALLLETKGFNLYDGVIDSFLRVSREVLGSLADPWNAGIVLQCLAIGGLIAIVSKMGGARAIAEALARKAKTPRSSQFVTWLMGIFIFFDDYANSLTIGPIMRPVTDRMRVSREKLAFIIDATAAPIAGIALISTWVAYEVGLIKDGFSAIGLEANAYTSFVETIPYRFYNIFILLFVLACIMFMREFGPMLKAERRARKEGKVLDDNAKPMVADEATDLEPEAHVVPSVWNAIIPIGTLIAAAFLGFYFNGYRAIFGGDDTVLQALVTDSPLSFTAIRECFGASDASVVLFQAALIAGIVGMAMGVLKRIFTVEQAIGTWVQGVKSLNITAVILLLAWSLSGMIKELGTAAWLVSVLSDSMPAYLLPSIIFIMGSIISFATGTSYGTMGILMPLAIPLAWAIAPEHDYLILNIGAVLTGAIFGDHCSPISDTTILSSMGAASDHIDHTRTQLPYAVVIAAVAVLCGYLPAGLGLPVALTLPLGCAAVIGLTLVVGKRVED, from the coding sequence ATGAAATCGCGTTGTTGGGCAATTATCTTCGCCGTTATGGCGGTCCTGTGCACAACCATTCCCGCATTTGCGGCGGATTCCAGCCTGGGTCCCGCCAATGCGGCACGTTTCGGATTCTGGACCCTGATTCCGCCGCTGGTGGCCATTACGCTGGCCTTCATGACACGTAACGTCGTTCTTTCCCTGTTCCTCGGCGTCTTCTCCGGTGCCCTGCTGCTGGAAACCAAGGGATTCAACCTCTATGACGGTGTGATCGACTCGTTCCTGCGCGTCTCCAGAGAAGTGCTCGGTTCGCTGGCCGACCCGTGGAACGCCGGTATCGTCCTGCAGTGTCTTGCCATTGGCGGGCTCATCGCCATCGTTTCCAAGATGGGCGGTGCACGTGCCATTGCCGAGGCCCTTGCACGCAAGGCCAAGACCCCGCGCAGCTCGCAGTTCGTGACCTGGCTTATGGGCATTTTCATCTTCTTCGACGACTATGCGAACTCGCTGACCATCGGCCCCATCATGCGCCCTGTTACCGACCGCATGCGCGTTTCCCGTGAAAAGCTGGCCTTCATCATCGACGCCACTGCCGCCCCCATTGCAGGCATTGCGCTCATCTCCACCTGGGTTGCCTATGAAGTGGGCCTGATCAAGGACGGCTTCTCCGCCATCGGCCTTGAAGCCAACGCCTATACCTCCTTTGTGGAAACCATTCCGTACCGATTCTACAACATCTTCATCCTGCTCTTCGTGCTCGCCTGCATCATGTTCATGCGCGAGTTCGGCCCCATGCTCAAAGCTGAACGCCGTGCCCGCAAGGAAGGCAAGGTGCTGGATGACAACGCCAAGCCCATGGTCGCGGATGAAGCAACCGACCTTGAACCCGAGGCGCATGTTGTTCCCAGCGTGTGGAACGCAATCATCCCCATCGGCACGCTGATTGCCGCCGCGTTCCTCGGTTTCTACTTCAACGGCTACCGCGCCATCTTCGGTGGTGACGACACCGTGCTGCAGGCGCTGGTGACCGACAGCCCCCTGAGCTTTACCGCCATCCGTGAATGCTTCGGCGCATCCGACGCTTCCGTGGTTCTCTTCCAGGCTGCCCTCATCGCCGGCATCGTCGGCATGGCCATGGGCGTGCTCAAGCGCATCTTCACCGTGGAGCAGGCCATCGGCACGTGGGTACAGGGCGTAAAGTCCCTGAACATCACTGCCGTCATTCTGCTGCTGGCGTGGTCCCTCTCCGGCATGATCAAGGAACTGGGCACCGCCGCATGGCTGGTAAGCGTGCTCTCCGACTCCATGCCCGCATACCTGCTGCCTTCCATCATCTTCATCATGGGCTCCATCATCTCCTTTGCAACGGGCACGTCCTACGGCACCATGGGCATTCTCATGCCGCTGGCCATTCCGTTGGCATGGGCCATTGCTCCGGAGCATGACTACCTCATCCTGAACATCGGTGCGGTGCTGACCGGAGCCATCTTCGGCGACCACTGTTCTCCCATATCGGATACGACCATTCTCTCGTCCATGGGTGCGGCGAGCGACCATATCGACCACACCCGCACGCAGCTTCCGTATGCCGTTGTGATCGCCGCAGTTGCAGTGCTGTGCGGCTACCTTCCCGCCGGTCTCGGCCTGCCCGTTGCGCTCACCCTGCCTCTGGGTTGCGCAGCCGTCATCGGCCTGACTCTGGTCGTGGGCAAACGGGTGGAAGACTAA
- a CDS encoding bifunctional diguanylate cyclase/phosphodiesterase, protein MHSRTCAILTGLPALLPSSAFSAVADSTAVSSPPAISSTLLTGIIILWVVSVLFAWRHGRKHATPQNEPEAAPSAEALITLRDELEAKDKACLKASLEAQELRSLIDLAQVAIFRSSLDGSRFLFINKSCAQLLGYDSAENLTSTTTPITLHADPAIRDAMMDVLDKHGRVDNLELEFVDKRGNIHQALVTATLHKEEGYIQGAVMDISESKEAERLLRNSHTFLQTLLNALPTAVFFKDAEARYQLLNKAFEELLGQKAEDLLGKSVFDIAPRHLAEKYHEMDKTLLESRGPAIQQYEYQVQGDGGLRDVIFNKESMFDENGNLLGLVGVIFDITDRKRIENSLRRAEERYRALYMNAAEGIFTATADGRFVGVNPAMSQMFGYDSPANMTYKVTDMGTQVFADPQQLEILKKRLVGEKVVNRFEAQVIRRDGQQFWVAISSRGIFGLGDRLERFEGLVMDITAQKRSEEELAMMVVTDPLTSIANRIGMGQQLETMLRQAERSDCQIGLLFIDLDGFKPINDSFGHQTGDFLLQQVAKRLSQRLRGSDVAARVGGDEFAVLLWDVAGPAAVERLSRELLATLLDPYDCKVTVCTIGASIGGSIYPHHGRTANELLSAADSAMYEAKREGSQFSFAPLPATKE, encoded by the coding sequence ATGCACTCTCGTACCTGCGCCATATTAACCGGCCTTCCGGCCCTGCTGCCGTCTTCGGCATTCTCCGCCGTTGCCGACAGCACCGCCGTTTCAAGCCCGCCTGCAATCTCTTCAACGCTCCTGACCGGCATCATCATCCTGTGGGTTGTCTCCGTCCTGTTCGCATGGCGCCATGGCAGAAAACACGCCACGCCACAAAACGAACCTGAAGCTGCCCCCTCTGCTGAAGCCCTCATCACCCTGCGTGATGAGCTTGAAGCGAAGGACAAGGCGTGCCTCAAGGCATCGCTGGAAGCACAGGAACTCAGGTCTCTGATCGACCTTGCACAGGTGGCCATTTTCCGCTCCTCGCTGGATGGATCCCGTTTCCTGTTCATCAACAAATCCTGTGCGCAGCTGCTCGGATATGACTCCGCCGAAAATCTGACCAGCACCACAACGCCCATCACCCTGCATGCCGACCCGGCCATACGTGACGCCATGATGGACGTGCTGGACAAGCATGGGCGCGTGGACAATCTTGAACTGGAGTTCGTGGATAAAAGAGGAAACATCCATCAGGCCCTTGTCACTGCCACCTTGCACAAAGAGGAGGGCTACATCCAGGGCGCGGTCATGGATATAAGCGAAAGCAAGGAAGCAGAACGACTGCTGCGCAACAGCCATACCTTTTTACAGACCCTGCTCAACGCCTTGCCCACCGCGGTGTTTTTCAAGGATGCAGAAGCCCGCTACCAGCTGTTGAACAAAGCCTTTGAAGAACTGCTCGGACAGAAAGCCGAAGACCTGCTCGGCAAGAGCGTCTTTGACATAGCGCCCCGTCATCTGGCGGAGAAGTATCACGAAATGGACAAGACCCTGCTTGAGTCAAGGGGCCCCGCCATTCAGCAGTACGAATACCAGGTGCAGGGTGACGGAGGCTTACGGGATGTCATCTTCAACAAGGAATCCATGTTCGACGAGAACGGCAATCTGCTCGGTCTGGTAGGTGTCATTTTCGACATCACCGACCGGAAACGCATCGAGAACTCGCTGCGCCGCGCCGAAGAACGGTACCGCGCCCTGTACATGAACGCGGCGGAAGGAATTTTCACCGCCACCGCCGATGGACGTTTTGTGGGAGTGAACCCTGCCATGTCGCAGATGTTCGGCTACGATTCCCCTGCCAATATGACCTATAAGGTCACCGACATGGGAACGCAGGTTTTTGCCGACCCGCAACAGCTTGAAATCCTCAAGAAGCGGCTTGTCGGTGAAAAGGTGGTCAACAGGTTTGAGGCGCAGGTTATCCGGCGTGACGGCCAACAATTCTGGGTTGCCATCAGCTCCCGAGGCATTTTCGGATTAGGAGACCGTCTGGAACGCTTTGAAGGGTTGGTCATGGACATCACGGCGCAGAAACGCTCCGAGGAAGAACTGGCCATGATGGTGGTAACAGACCCGCTTACCTCCATAGCAAACCGCATAGGCATGGGCCAGCAGCTGGAAACCATGCTGCGGCAGGCGGAGCGATCGGACTGCCAGATAGGCCTGCTGTTTATCGATCTGGACGGATTCAAGCCCATTAATGACAGCTTCGGGCACCAGACAGGCGACTTTCTGCTGCAACAGGTTGCGAAACGGTTGTCACAACGCCTTCGCGGCTCAGACGTTGCCGCCCGCGTTGGCGGCGACGAATTTGCCGTGCTGCTCTGGGACGTGGCGGGCCCCGCTGCGGTGGAGCGTTTGAGCCGCGAACTGCTTGCCACCCTGCTCGATCCGTATGACTGCAAGGTAACGGTCTGTACCATCGGGGCAAGTATCGGCGGAAGCATCTATCCTCACCACGGCAGAACGGCCAACGAACTGCTCAGTGCGGCAGACAGCGCCATGTATGAGGCCAAACGCGAGGGCAGCCAGTTCAGCTTTGCCCCCCTGCCAGCCACGAAAGAATAA
- a CDS encoding flavodoxin family protein, giving the protein MKVVAFNGSPRKGGNTEHLIRRVFVPLEAAGIETELIRIGGKPLRGCTACMKCRERKDGKCAIKNDALNEYVEKMREADGIILGSPTYFTDVTAEMKALIDRAGYVTLSNGAELRRKVGAGVVAVRRGGATHVFDTINHFFQISQMIIPGSTYWNMGYGLTPGQVTDDEEGMRNMQNLGETMAWLMKAIAGAPTE; this is encoded by the coding sequence ATGAAAGTTGTTGCATTCAACGGGAGCCCCCGCAAGGGCGGCAATACAGAACACCTTATCCGCAGAGTATTTGTGCCGCTGGAAGCGGCGGGCATTGAGACGGAATTGATCCGGATCGGCGGCAAGCCGCTGCGTGGGTGCACTGCCTGCATGAAGTGCCGGGAGCGCAAGGACGGCAAGTGTGCCATCAAGAATGATGCGCTGAACGAGTATGTGGAAAAAATGCGTGAGGCAGATGGCATCATTCTCGGCTCACCGACCTACTTCACAGACGTGACCGCTGAGATGAAGGCCCTGATCGACCGTGCGGGCTACGTGACACTGAGCAACGGGGCCGAGCTTCGCAGAAAGGTGGGCGCAGGTGTCGTGGCCGTGCGCCGAGGCGGAGCGACCCACGTGTTTGATACCATCAACCATTTCTTTCAGATCAGTCAGATGATCATTCCCGGTTCCACCTATTGGAACATGGGCTACGGCCTGACCCCCGGACAGGTCACCGACGACGAGGAAGGCATGCGCAACATGCAGAACCTTGGCGAAACCATGGCGTGGCTGATGAAGGCCATTGCTGGAGCCCCTACGGAATAG